The genomic stretch ATTCTTCAGATACACCTCGCGATGCTTCGCCCGCGGCTGATCCGCGCCGATCAAGCCGGCCATGACATGCAGCTTGCGATTGCCGAGCACGCGCGTGTAATCGAGTGCGGTCTCGATGCTGCGGCGAAATTCGTCTTCGCGGCCCGGCAGCGAAGCAATGCCGCGTTCGCCCGCGGCCCAGTCGCCAGGTGGCGCGTTGTAGAGCGCCTGGGTCAGCGCGTTGTAGAGCGCCTGGGTCAGCGCGTTGTCGTCGAGCCGCGCCTTGATATCCGCAGCGGGAAAATCGTACGGAAACAGAAACTCGACCGCCTTGAAGCCGTCTTTTGCGGCAGCGGCAAAACGGTCGAGGAAAGCGTGCTCGTTGTACATCATGGTCAGGTTAGCGGCGAAGCGAGGCATGACGGCAACTCCTTGGAAACGGTTTGGTTCAGCCCGGAAGATCGTTGCGGTGGCGGGCACGCCCGGATCGATCTGCGCGCCGATCCGCAACCTGCGCACGTCGAGCGCCTGCGCCACGGCGGAAAGTTGCCGGGCAGGCCTAGCGCAACCCCAGAGCCGCCCGTGATCAGCGTAAGGTCGGCACACGCCTCGCCGAGTACGTAGAGGTCCGCGTCCGATACGGCATCGGCGATCGCCATTCGCACGCCGTCGCCGCGCAGCGCATCGAACGATTCGCGCAGGGTCGACACGCCCTTCGCCACTGTGTCGTAACGCACGAGGCCAACTTTCGATCCGGTCTGCCGCTGGAGCACGCGCACGAGGTTCGCATCGCGCATCGGCGTCAGCGGATGGTTTTCCATGCCCGATTCGTTCAGCAACGTATCGCCGACGAACAGATAACCGCGATAGATCGTGCGGCCGTTCTCAGAAAACGCCGGGCAGGCAATCGTGAAAGCCATTGCGCCAACCTCGGCGGACAAGGCATCGAGCAAGGCATCCGTGACCGGGCCGATGTTGCCGGCGTCGGTCGAATCGAACGTCGAACAGTATTTGAAAAAGAACTGACGGCATCCTTGCGCGCGCAACCAGTTGAGTGCGGCAAGCGATTGCGCGACCGCATCGGCGGCGGGAATCGTGCGCGATTTCAGCGCGACGACTAACGCGTCGGCTTCGACGGCATCGTCCTCGCCGCCGTACCCTGCGGCCGACGCCATCATGAACATCTGATGCGCCGCCGCCGACAAGGGCAAGGTAGCACCGTTTCGGTTTGAGCGGCGTTCACGACTGGACATGCCTGACCTCTACATTGATTAGCCGCAAGCGCCCCGATGGAGCCCAACCCGGCCCAACCCGGGCCGGCTCGATTCAGTTCAGCAAATACCCGCTTCCGCGAGCCGCCGTGCCGCGTTGTTCATATGGGTGCTCGCCGCGTTACGCGCCGCCAGCGGATCGCCCGCCCGGATCGCCGCGACGATGGCCGCATGTTCTTTGCGCACCTGGCGTGAGAAGTCATCGCGCAACGCTTCGTTGCGGCGGGTGACCACGGTGCCGGCTTCGAGGTACTGATTCAGGAAGCTAAGCGTCTTGAGAAAATAGGGATTGCCGGTGGCCACGGCAATGGCGCGGTGGAAAGCGACGTCTTCGGCGACGCCGTTCTCGCCTTCGGCCACCGCTTCGTCAATTCTGGCGAGGGCGGCGTCAATCGACATCATGTCCGTTTCGCTGCGGCGCATGGCGGCTTCCGAGGCAACTTCCGCCTCGATCGCCCGCCGCAGCGCGAGGATTTGCAGCACCGAGCCCGTTTCAACCGCTTCCGCGTAGTCGATCCGCAGCGGCCGGATCGCGCCGTGCGCGGCGATGAACACACCGCTGCCCTGGCGCGGCTCGACCACGCCTTCGTTCTTCAGCCGGGAAATCGCCTCGCGGATCACCGTGCGGCTCACGCCGAACTGCTGCGCCAGCACCGCCTCGGTCGGCAGTTTGCCGCCGCGGGCAAAGGTGCCTTTGTCGATCTGCTTGAGCAACTGCTGCGCAACGGTATCGCTCAGCGCGCGGGCAGGAATCTTCTCGAACATGGGTGCCTCGATGCATGTTGTCGGGTCATCATACAAATTTGAGACCGCGGAGGCATCCATGCAAACCCTGAGTTCTTTTTGGCAAAAGCGGCCAAAGTTGGCGAAACAGAAGGCTTAAGCTATCGTCACGCCTTTGCCCAGCATTGCGCCGGCTGAACCGTGCCGGCGCTGTGCGCCCCTCTTCGAACGCATCTTTCAAGGTCCATGAGCAAAGCCCTGCCGCCGTCTTCTGCCGATCCTGTCAGCGCCGAACCGGCCGCGGACAAACCGGGCGACTCATATGTGCAGTCGTTCGCACGAGGCCTCTCGGTGATCCGCGCGTTCAGTGCAGACCGCCCCGAACAGACGCTCACCGACGTCGCGGCCGCCACCGGCCTGACACGCGCCGGCGCACGCCGCATCCTGCTGACCCTGCAGACGCTCGGCTACGTGGAGGCCGAAGGCCGGCTTTTCCGCCTCACGCCGAAGATTCTCGACCTCGGTTTCGCGTACCTGACCTCGATGCCGTTCTGGAATCTCGCCGAACCTGTGATGGAAAGTCTGTCGGCGCAGGTTCACGAGAGTTGCTCGGCGGCCGTGCTCGACCGCACCGAGATCGTCTACGTGCTGCGCGTGCCGACTCACAAGATCATGACCATCAACCTGTCGATCGGCAGCCGCTTGCCGGCGTATTGCACGTCGATGGGCCGCGTGCTGCTGGCCGCGCTCGACGACGAAACGCTCGAAGCGACGCTGGGTTCGTCGCCGCTCTACGCGCACACGCCGCGCACGGTGACCGACAAGGAGGAGTTGAAAAAGCTGATCGCGCAGGTGCGCCAGCAAGGTTGGGCAATCGTCGATCAGGAGCTGGAAGGCGGTCTGATCTCATTGTCCGCGCCGATTCGCAACCGCCAGGGGCGCGTGATCGCGGCGATGAATATCAGCGGCAACGCTCAGCGCAATTCGGCCAGGCAGATGGTGAAAGCGTTTCTGGAGCCCCTGCAGCAGGCCGCGCAGGCTGTCTCGGAGATGGTCGCGCGGCGCGGTTGAGACGCGGTGAAACCGGAAAATTCGAGCCAGTTGCCGATCATCGTCGCGGCAATCGCGCCGCGACGGACGGCGCGCCTCAGACCCCTCATTGCCCCAGATACCGCTCCACCAGCCGCGCCCAGAATGCCGCCCCGACCGGCAGATTGCGATCGTTGAAGTCGTAATGGGGGTTGTGCACCATGCAGCCGTCTTCGCCCGCGCCGTTACCGATCCGCAGGAACGTGCCGGGCCGTTTCTGCAGCATGAAGGCGAAGTCTTCGCTGCCCATCAGCATATCGGTCTGCTCGACCACGTTGTCGTCGCCGACCAGTTCGCGCGCCACCTGCACCGCGAAATCCGTTTCGGCATCCGAATTGATCACCACCGGATAGCCTTCGATGTACTCCACCACCGCCTTGCCGCCATAGCTCGCGGCCTGGCTTTCGGCGAGTTCGGTGATGCGCTTTTTCAGCAATGCGCGCACTTCGGGGCTGAACGAACGCACGCTCAATTCCAGCCTCGCGCTGCTGGAAATCACATTGTTCGCGGTGCCCGCATGCATCGAGCCGACCGTCACCACCGCCGGCTGAGACGGATCGACGTTACGCGCGACGACCGTCTGCAAAGCCATCACGATGCTCGCCGCCACCACCACCGGATCGACCGTCAGATGCGGACGCGCCGCATGACCGCCGACGCCTTCGATCGTGATGATCGCCTTGTCGCCCGCCGACATGAACGGCCCCTTGCGGAACAACATCACCCCCGGTTCCTCGCCCGGATGGTTGTGCAGGCCGAACACCGCGTCGCACGGGAAGCGCTCGAACAGGCCGTCGTCGATCATCTTCAAGGCACCGCTGTCGATGCCGCTTTCTTCGGCCGGCTGGAAGTACAGAAGCACAGTGCCCGAGAAATTGCGCGTGGCGGCAAGGCGCTGCGCGGCGCCGAGCAGCATCGTCGTGTGGCCGTCGTGGCCGCATGCGTGCATCTTGCCGTGGCTGCCGCTCGCATAAGGCAGACCGGTCTGCTCGATGATCGGCAGCGCATCCATGTCAGCGCGAATGCCGATGCTGCGCGTGCCGCTGCCCACCTTGAGCGTGCCCACCACACCCGTTCGACCGACGCCGCGCGTGACCTGCCAGCCCCATTGTTCGAGCTTCTCAGCCACCAGTGCGCCGGTTTGCACTTCCTCGTAGGCCAGTTCCGGGTGGTGATGGATGTGATGGCGGATCTCGCGCAGGCTTTCGGCGGCAGGCACCAGGTCGGACACTTCAGTAAAACGCGCGGCTTCGCTCATCTATCGCTCCATGGAATTCACGCCGCTTAACGCGGCAAACAGGCAAGCACTATAACCACGCCGCGTTGTCGTGTCGCGCAAATTGAAGAAGCGCTGCCGAATTACGATCCCAGCATCATTTCGCGGCCTGAGTTGCTGCCGACACCGGCGGTGTTGCAGTTCGTGTCGTGCTTGCAGGAAACGACCAGCGAGCGGCGGTGGCGGTGGCGGTGGCGGTGGCGGTGGCGGTGGCGGTGGCGGTGGCGGTGGCGGTGGCGGAGTAGTCGAGCTTATCGAACGTCGGGAACGTCGGCTTCCGTCTGCAAAAACGCAATCAGCGCATGCCCGGCTTCTTCCAATGCCCCGGAGTTATCGATCGTCGTGCACCGAAGCCCTTCCGGCAGCGAAAACGGCACCCGCCGCGCGAGCCTGGCCGCGACCTGTTCCGCCGACTCACGCGCCCGTGCGCCGAGCCGGGCTTCGAGAATATGCGGCGCTGCGTCCACATGCACGACTTCCGTGTGCGGATAACGCGCCAATGTATGCTGCAAATGCTGACGCGAGCCATTGACGACGACCGTGCAACCGCGTGCAAGCCATGCATCGAGCTCGATACCGATGCCGTAACGCAGTGAGTGGCTCGACCATTCGAGCGCGAACAGACCGAGCACCGAGCGCGCCGCGAATTCTTCGACGCTCAACGCAACATGCTCTTCGCCGTTGCCGCTCGGCCGCGTGACGTAGCGATGCGCAAAGACAATCGGCTCGCCCATCAGGCGGCGGCGCGCAAAACTCAGCAATGAATCCTTGCCTGCGCCGGACGGCCCCATTACATAGATCAATCGACCTGCCATTGTTACTTCACCTCGCGGATCTGAAACGGCATGCGCTGCCACAGGACGAACGGCTCACCGGGCGCGGGCTCGACAAAGAGCGCCGCGTGATCGAGAGCGAGCGGTCCGAGCGCGGGCGTTTGCGCCTGCCACCACGCCACCAGCGTCGCGCGCTCATCGGCATCGGCGAGCGAACTGGAAAGCGTCATGTGAAAACGGAACTCGTCGAAGACGTACGGATAACCCCATTCGATCAGCAATGCACGCTGCCGTTCACTCAACGGCGTGGCGAGACGGCGTGCGACGTCTGCAGCGGACGGCCTGGCGCGCAGTGCATCGAGCGTTTGCAGCGCACTGGATGCAACGTGACGAATGTTCGCTTCGCCATCCGGATCGGCAGGACGCAGTGCGACGAAATCGCCGAGCGTCGCGGCTTCGACAGGCAGCGCGAATGGACTTTGCGCGCCGGCCCATTTGCGCGCCGCTTCCAGCAGATCCTGCTGGGTAACGCCTTCAGCAAGACGGAATGGTGCAACCAGCGTGCCGTGCCAGCCATAGCGGCGCGGCGCTTCGGTCAGATCGGCCAGAGGGCGTGCCAGCGCTTCCGGCTGCGGCGACACGCATCGCTCGCCGCTTTCCGCATCACGGCCCAACCACGCCGAACCCGCCCGCCACCACGCCGACTCGCGCGACGGCGCGTAATACACCGCGAAACGTGCCCCGGCGCCCCATACGGCGCCGCTCATACGTCATGCTCCACGAGCAACTGCACGCGGTCCGCCGCAAAATGCGTAAAGCCGTATTTAACCGGCGTGCCTTCCAGATCGACGTCGACGTTTTCGACCCACAACACCGGCTGCTGCCGGTTGATATTCAAACGCCGTGCCACCTCCGGCTCAGGCAAGACGCTGCCAATACGGCTCCACTTGCGCAAATAATCGGTCACGCCCAATTCAGCCATCGACTTCGTAATGCTGCCGGTGCGCCGCAGCACCTCCGGCAAGTCCGGAAAACGCGCAGCCGGATACCAGTTGCGCGCGAACGTGAGCGGCACGCCATCCGATTCATGCAGCGTCTCGATCCGGTAGACCGGCGCACCCGCCCGCAGGCTGAGCGCCTTCGCGACATTCGGCTCGGCCTTCACGCGTGCGGCCGACAACATCGTGCCCGCCGCCGCATGATGCTGCTGACGCAAGTTTTCCGTAAACCGCGTGCGCCGGCCAATCGTATAGTCGATCGCGCCGGGTTGCACGAACGTGCCACGCCCCTGCTCGACGCTGACGAGACCCAGTGCGGCCAGACCGAGCATGGCGCGGCGCACGGTATGCCGGTTCACGTCGAAGCGCTTGGCCAGTTCGCCTTCGCTCGGCAAACGGCCTTCTTCGCCGAAGCCGCTCGCGGCGATTTCCGCCGCCAGAATCCGCTCGATCTGCCGCCAGACGGCAACGCCCGCGCCGCGTTCGAGCAGCGTGCCCGGCGTCGCGTTGTCGTTCGATGTCATGGTGCTGTCATTCCCTTGGGTTCAAATATTCGCTATGCCATGCATTGTAGTGCGCAAGCCGTGATGGAAATGTGAAACGGCGGCCATGCGCGACAACGCTCGACAAGCATACCCCTAAACGTCTAGACGTTTAGATGAATAGATGGTCAAATGTCCATTCGCTGGATCAACAGGAATTCCGATGAGTGCCACTTCCGCCTCGCCTTCCTCTGCCATGCGGCGCGCATGGATAGCCGTGCTGGCCCGCACGCCGCGCGCCGATCTCCAAGCCGCACTGGATCTCGCGCTGCAAGGCGTCCCGCCCCCCGCTTACGACTGGCTGCGGCCACCCGAAATCGGGCTCGCAATGGTGCGCGGCCGCGTTGGCGGCAGCGGCGACCCGTTCAATCTCGGCGAAGCCACCGTCACGCGCGCCACGTTGCGTTTGCGCGTCACCGCTGACGCAACCGCAGCCGTCGGTGTTGCATGTCATCTAGGCCGCGACCGCCGCCGCGCCGAACTGGCGGCGCTGGCCGACGCGCTGCTGCAAATGCCCGAGCATCACGCTGCCTTGCATCAGCAATTGATCGAGCCGTTTGCCGCACGGCAGGCCGCGCAACGCGCCGAGCGCAGACAGGACGCTGCAGCCACGCGAGTCGAATTCTTCACGATGGTCCGGGGCGACTAATGGAAAACTCGCCGATTGCATTGTCTACTTCGTTGTCCAGTTCATTGGCTACATTGACGCCCGGTTTCGCAGACCCGGTGCACGACACCCAGGCGGTATTCCGTACCTTGCTCGACGCGCTATCGCGTCCCGGCACGGTGGGCGTCGTCGAAAGCGGTTTGCCCAAAGTACGGGCCACCCGCGCCGAGCTCGCCGCATTCGCCGCGCTGCTGACACTGTGCGACTACGCCACGCCCGTCTGGCTCGCACAAGCCGACACCGCGCTGGCTTCGGCACTGCGGTTTCATACCGGCGCGCCGCTCGTCGACGAACCGGGACTTGCCGCCTTCGCCTATATCCACGACGCAAGCGCAATGCCGGCGCTGGAAAGCTTTCCGCTTGGCGAAGCGGAGTCCTCTGAGCACTCGGTGACGTTGCTGATCCGCGTCGAAGCACTGACGGGCGGCACGCCGGTCGTGCTGAGCGGCCCCGGCATTGCGCACACCACGACGATCGCGCCGGCCGGCCTGCCCGGGCATTTCTGGCGCGAACGCGCCGCCCTCGCGCCGCTCTTCCCGTGCGGCATCGATTGTTATCTCGTCTGCGGCAGCTCGTTGATCGGCCTGCCGCGCACAACTCAAGCGAAGGTGAACTGATGTACGTTGCCGTCAAGGGTGGAGAACGCGCGATCGGAGCGTCGTGGCGTCTGCTCGACAAGGCGCGCCGTGGCGATACACGGCTGGCCGAACTCAGCGTCGCGCAGATTCGCGAGCAATTGCGCCTCGCCGTCGCTCGGGTGATGACCGAAGGCTCGGTCTACGACGAAGAACTCGCCGCGCTCGCGATCAAACAGGCCGCGGGCGACCTGGTCGAGGCGATCTTTTTGTTGCGTGCGTATCGCACGACGTTGCCGCGTTTCGGTTATACGCAGGCAATCGACACGGAAGCCATGCAGGTGCAGCGCCGCATTTCGGCGACGTTCAAGGACGTGCCCGGCGGGCAGCTGCTTGGCGCGACTTACGATTACACGCAGCGTCTGCTGGATTTCGCGCTGCTCGCCGAAGGCGATGCCGGAACCGATGCGGCCGCAGCCCCATCGTCCAATCAAGCCGCCCAGTCTGCAGCAGAAGCCATGCCACGCGTGGTCGCGCTGCTCGACAAGGAAGGTCTGATCGAGCAGGAACGCCCCGCACCGGAAGCACCTGAACCCGGCGACCTCTCGCGCGAGCCGCTCGCGTTTCCCGCGAGCCGCGCCACGCGTTTGCAGAATCTCGCTCGCGGCGACGAAGGCTTCCTGCTCGCGATGGGCTACGCCACGCAACGCGGCTACGCGCATTCGCATCCGTTTGCCGGCGAGATCCGCTTCGGCACGATCGCCATCGAAATGGAACTCGACGAGTTGGGTGAGGCGGTCGAAATCGGCGACATCGATGTCACCGAATGCCAGATGATCAACCAGTTCGCCGGCAGCGGCGATGTGCCGCCTGCTTTCACGCAAGGCTATGGCCTCGCGTTCGGAAACTCGGAACGCAAAGCGATGGCGATGGCACTGGTGGACCGCGCGTTGCGCGCCGAGGAGCTCGGTGAAACGCTCGCCTCGCCGACGCAAGATATCGAATTCATGCTCTCGCATAGCGATAACGTCGAAGCGTCCGGCTTCGTTCAGCATCTGAAATTGCCGCACTACGTCGACTTCCAGTCCGAACTGGAACTCGTGCGGCGCCTGCGGGCGCAACACAGCATAGAAAGCAAAGATCAGGATCAGCAGGAGCAAGCCGCATGAACGCGCCGGACGCACCCCTCACCACCGCTTCGTACGACAGTGCAGCGGACGGCTACAACTTCGCCTACCTCGACGAACAGACCAAGCGCATGCTGCGCCGCGCGTTGCTCAAGGCGGTCGCCGTGCCGGGCTATCAGGTGCCGTTCGGCTCGCGGGAAATGCCCTTGCCGTACGGCTGGGGCACGGGCGGCATTCAGGTGACCGCGGCGATCATCGGCAAGAACGATACGCTGAAGGTCATCGATCAGGGCTCCGACGAAACCACCAACGCGGTCAATATCCGCCGCTTCTTCGCGCGCACCACGGGCGTGGCGACCACGCGCCGCACCACCGAAGCGACGATCGTCCAGACACGTCACCGGATTCCCGAAGCGCCGCTCACCGATAAGCAGATCCTGGTCTATCAGGTGCCGATGCCCGAACCGTTATACCGGCTGGAGCCGCGCGTCGCCGAATGCAAGAAGCTGCACGCGCTGGCTGATTACGGCTTGATCAGTGTGAAGCTGTACGAGGACATCGTCCATCACGGCAGCATCGCCACCACGTACGACTACCCGGTGATCGTCAACCACCGCTATCTGAGCTCGCCGTCGCCGATTCCGAAGTTCGACAACCCGAAGATGCATATGAACCCCGCGCTGCAATTGTTCGGCGCTGGCCGCGAACGGCGCATTTATGCCATACCGCCGTACACCGCCGTACGCAGTCTCGACTTCGACGATCATCCGTTCGAAGTGCAGAAGTGGCAGCACGCGTGTGCGCTATGCGGATCGACGGAGAGCTTCCTCGACGAAATGATCGTCGACGACGCCGGCAAGCGCATGTTCGTTTGCTCGGATAGCGACTACTGCCATGAACGCCGCGGCGATCAGGACCTGGAGCTGCCGTCTTACGAAGCGCGCAAAGGAGAAACCGCATGACGCCGCTGTTGAGCGCCCGTTCGCTCACCAAACAATTTGGCGGCCGCAACGGTTGCAGGAACGTCAACTTCGATCTTTATCCGGGCGAAGTGTTGTGCATCGTCGGCGAATCCGGCTCGGGCAAGACCACGCTGCTGAATGCACTCGCCCTGAAAACCGAAGCCGATAGCGGCTCGCTCCACTACACGGCCACGCATGGCGAAAAGCTCGATCTGCGCGCTTTGTCCGAACCGCGCCGGCGTCTGTTGATGCGCACCGAGTGGGGCTTCGTGCAGCAGAATCCGCGCGACGGCCTGCGCAGCGGCGTCTCCGCCGGCGCGAATATCGGCGAGCCGTTGATGGCCGTCGGCGCTCGCCACTATGGCGATATTCGCCACACGGCAACGCAATGGATGGAGCGCGTCGAACTCGACGCCACCCGCATCGACGAATTTCCGGCGGCGTTTTCCGGCGGCATGCAGCAGCGTTTGCAGATCGCGCGCAATCTCGTCACCGGTCCGCGGCTCGTCTTCATGGACGAGCCGACCGCCGGTCTCGACGTATCGGTGCAGGCGCGTCTGCTCGATCTGCTGCGCACATTGACGTCCACGCTGCATCTGTCGGTGCTGATCGTGACGCACGATATCGGCGTGGCGCGTCTGCTTGCGCATCGCTTGATGGTCATGCAAGGCGGCGAAGTGGTCGAGGCCGGCCTGACGGACCAGGTGCTCGACGATCCGCAGCACCCGTACACGCAAACGCTGGTTTCCTCGGTTCTGCCGGTTTGAGGCTCACAATGCGATCCATTGAAACAAGCAAGGAATCACACGCTACTGAACGCGCGTTCAGCGAGAACAACGCACTAATGCTGCGCGCGGTCGGCATCGGTAAAACCTTCACGCTGCACGGTCAGGGCGGCGTGCAGATCGAAGCGCTCGCGGACGTGTCGCTCGATGTCGAACGCGGCGAGTGTGTCGTGCTGGTCGGGCCTTCAGGCGCTGGCAAGAGTACGCTGCTGCGCTGTTTGTACGGCAACTATCTGGCCAGTACGGGCTCCATTGCGATTCGCGCTGCGGCGGCGGATGACGCGCCGCCGGTGTCGATCACCGGCGCCGAGCCGCACGACGTGCTGCGTCTGCGCCGCGGCGTGGTCGGCTACGTCAGCCAGTTTTTGCGCGTGATTCCACGCGTGCCGACGCTCACGCTCGTCGCCGAACCGCTGCTGTCGCGCGGCGTCGCGGAAGACGAAGCCCGTGCGCGTGCTGCTGCCCTGCTGGCGCGGTTGAACGTGCCCGAGCGGCTGTGGTCGCTCGCGCCCGCCACCTTCTCCGGCGGCGAACAGCAGCGCGTGAACATCGCCCGCGGCTTGATCGCCGGGCATCCGCTGCTGCTGCTCGACGAACCCACGGCCTCGCTCGATGCGGAGAACCGCGACGTGGTCGCCGAACTGATCGTTGAAGCACGCGAGCGTGGCGCGGCGATCGTCGGCATCTTTCACGACGAAGATACCCGCAACAAGGTGGCCACGCGCCGCCTCGAACTCCAGCCGCCGCTACGCCATTAATTGACACGAAACGGCACTAAACTAAACCACTGAGCTGAAACATTGAGTCGAAGCGCTGAGTCGAAGCGCTGAGCTGCGGCACTCAAGACAGACTACGGAGCAAGTCGATGTTGATCAGGAACGCTCGCATCGTGACGCGAGACGAAGTATTTACCGGTGTGATGCGCATCGAAGACGGCGCGATTCGCGACGTCGAGCGTGGCACGACCTCAGCGCGCGAAGCGGAAGATTGGGAAGGCGACTATCTGTTGCCGGGTCTGATCGAACTGCACACGGACAACCTCGAGAAGCATCTGGTGCCGCGTCCGGGCGTGCAATGGAATACCGACGCCGCCTTCGTGATCCACGACGCGCAGGTGGCGGCGGCCGGCATCACCACGGTGTTCGATGCCCTCGCGATCGGTTCGCGCTCGAACGTCGGGCTGCGCGGCCGCGAGATGCAAATGCAATGTGCCGCATCCCTTACGCGCTTCTCCGAGCGCGAGCTGCTGCGCGCTGAACACTTTCTGCATCTGCGCTGCGAAATCGCCACCGCCGACGTGGTCGAGTTGTTCGATTCGTTGTGCGCGCATCCGTTGCTGCGGCTCGCCTCGGTCATGGATCACACGCCCGGCCAACGTCAATGGCACGACCGCGAACAATGGCGCCGCTTCCAGGAGCGCAACGGCAAACTGACTGACGAACACGTAGCAACCGCGCTGGTCGAACTGTCCGTCGAACAGGAACGTTACGCCGACGCGCACCGTCGCGAGATCGTGACGCGCTGCAAGCGGCTCGGCATTCCGGTGGCCAGCCATGACGACACGCTGATCGAGCACGTCGAACAGGCCAAGGCCGAAGGCATCGTGCTGGCGGAATTTCCGACCACCCGCATCGCCGCCGAGGCCGCACGCGAGCACGGTATTTCGACCATCATGGGGGCGCCGAATATCGTGCGCGGCGGCTCGCATTCCGGCAACGTGTCGGCCCTCGAACTGGCGAAGGCTGACCTGCTCGATATCCTGTCCTCGGATTACGTGCCGTCCAGTTTGATGACCGCCGTGTTCGAACTCGTCAACAAGGCCGGCTGGACCCTGCCGCGCGCGATGGCGACGGTCTCCGCCGCACCGGCCCGCACGGCGGGCCTGCGTGACCGCGGGGCGATCGAAGCGGGTTTGCGCGCGGACTTCGTGCGCGTCACGATGCTCGACACACTGCCGGTGCCTCGCGCGACGTATCGCGCCGGCGCGCGGATCGTCTGACGATGGTGTTCAGGCCTCGCTGGTTACGGGCAGCAGCGGTTCAATCGCGGCCCAACGCGTCCAGCGGGGTGTCTGGTCGGGCGCTTCGACACGCAGGGTGCGCGAGCCGTCACCGAAAACGAGAGATTCGATATTGAATGCGCCCCCCTCTTCGAGGCCGGCTTCGCGCACGTGACCGGATTGATAGGTGAAACTGAGGTTGCCTTCGCGCAACAAGTCGAGATAAGCGTCGAAGTCGGTTGTTGACGAACGTGTGGCCCAACGGTTCAGGAGGGTGGCGGCGATTTCGGCGTCGTACATTTTTTGTACCTCTCTGGGCATAAGCCGTATCGCGACTATAGCTGAAAAATCAGTATCCTGCTGCACCGCACCATTGTCTGCTCACTACGCCCATTCCTATGACTGCTCGCGCGCCAAACCGTCATTTCCCACGCATGTCTTGCGTCATCTGTGCCTATAACGAAGCGCCCCGCATCGGCACGGTGCTCGCCGTGGCCTGTGCCCACCCTTTGCTCGGCGAAATCATCGTGGTGGACGACGGTTCGAGCGACGGCACCGCTGAAATAGTCGAACGCTTCGCGTCCGTGCGGCTGATTCGATGCGTCGAGAACCGTGGCAAAAGCGCTGCCATGGCAGCCGGAATCGCCGCAGCGACAGGCGAGTTGCTGATGCTGCTCGACGCCGATCTGAAAGGGCTGACCGCCGAGTGCATCGGCGCGCTCGCCCTTCCCGTTTTGCAAGGCAAGGCGCAAGTCAGCCTGAGCCTGCGCCAGAACAGCCTGCTGGCGTTTCGCGCCATCGGCCTCGATTTTGTCTCCGGCGAACGGGTCGTCACAAAAGCGTTTCTGAGCGAAGTCCTGCAGGAGGTTCACGGCTTGCCGCGCTTCGGGGTCGAAGTGTTCATG from Paraburkholderia phytofirmans OLGA172 encodes the following:
- the phnH gene encoding phosphonate C-P lyase system protein PhnH, with protein sequence MENSPIALSTSLSSSLATLTPGFADPVHDTQAVFRTLLDALSRPGTVGVVESGLPKVRATRAELAAFAALLTLCDYATPVWLAQADTALASALRFHTGAPLVDEPGLAAFAYIHDASAMPALESFPLGEAESSEHSVTLLIRVEALTGGTPVVLSGPGIAHTTTIAPAGLPGHFWRERAALAPLFPCGIDCYLVCGSSLIGLPRTTQAKVN
- a CDS encoding carbon-phosphorus lyase complex subunit PhnI, which encodes MYVAVKGGERAIGASWRLLDKARRGDTRLAELSVAQIREQLRLAVARVMTEGSVYDEELAALAIKQAAGDLVEAIFLLRAYRTTLPRFGYTQAIDTEAMQVQRRISATFKDVPGGQLLGATYDYTQRLLDFALLAEGDAGTDAAAAPSSNQAAQSAAEAMPRVVALLDKEGLIEQERPAPEAPEPGDLSREPLAFPASRATRLQNLARGDEGFLLAMGYATQRGYAHSHPFAGEIRFGTIAIEMELDELGEAVEIGDIDVTECQMINQFAGSGDVPPAFTQGYGLAFGNSERKAMAMALVDRALRAEELGETLASPTQDIEFMLSHSDNVEASGFVQHLKLPHYVDFQSELELVRRLRAQHSIESKDQDQQEQAA
- a CDS encoding alpha-D-ribose 1-methylphosphonate 5-phosphate C-P-lyase PhnJ gives rise to the protein MNAPDAPLTTASYDSAADGYNFAYLDEQTKRMLRRALLKAVAVPGYQVPFGSREMPLPYGWGTGGIQVTAAIIGKNDTLKVIDQGSDETTNAVNIRRFFARTTGVATTRRTTEATIVQTRHRIPEAPLTDKQILVYQVPMPEPLYRLEPRVAECKKLHALADYGLISVKLYEDIVHHGSIATTYDYPVIVNHRYLSSPSPIPKFDNPKMHMNPALQLFGAGRERRIYAIPPYTAVRSLDFDDHPFEVQKWQHACALCGSTESFLDEMIVDDAGKRMFVCSDSDYCHERRGDQDLELPSYEARKGETA
- the phnK gene encoding phosphonate C-P lyase system protein PhnK, which produces MTPLLSARSLTKQFGGRNGCRNVNFDLYPGEVLCIVGESGSGKTTLLNALALKTEADSGSLHYTATHGEKLDLRALSEPRRRLLMRTEWGFVQQNPRDGLRSGVSAGANIGEPLMAVGARHYGDIRHTATQWMERVELDATRIDEFPAAFSGGMQQRLQIARNLVTGPRLVFMDEPTAGLDVSVQARLLDLLRTLTSTLHLSVLIVTHDIGVARLLAHRLMVMQGGEVVEAGLTDQVLDDPQHPYTQTLVSSVLPV
- the phnL gene encoding phosphonate C-P lyase system protein PhnL, with translation MRSIETSKESHATERAFSENNALMLRAVGIGKTFTLHGQGGVQIEALADVSLDVERGECVVLVGPSGAGKSTLLRCLYGNYLASTGSIAIRAAAADDAPPVSITGAEPHDVLRLRRGVVGYVSQFLRVIPRVPTLTLVAEPLLSRGVAEDEARARAAALLARLNVPERLWSLAPATFSGGEQQRVNIARGLIAGHPLLLLDEPTASLDAENRDVVAELIVEARERGAAIVGIFHDEDTRNKVATRRLELQPPLRH
- a CDS encoding alpha-D-ribose 1-methylphosphonate 5-triphosphate diphosphatase, encoding MLIRNARIVTRDEVFTGVMRIEDGAIRDVERGTTSAREAEDWEGDYLLPGLIELHTDNLEKHLVPRPGVQWNTDAAFVIHDAQVAAAGITTVFDALAIGSRSNVGLRGREMQMQCAASLTRFSERELLRAEHFLHLRCEIATADVVELFDSLCAHPLLRLASVMDHTPGQRQWHDREQWRRFQERNGKLTDEHVATALVELSVEQERYADAHRREIVTRCKRLGIPVASHDDTLIEHVEQAKAEGIVLAEFPTTRIAAEAAREHGISTIMGAPNIVRGGSHSGNVSALELAKADLLDILSSDYVPSSLMTAVFELVNKAGWTLPRAMATVSAAPARTAGLRDRGAIEAGLRADFVRVTMLDTLPVPRATYRAGARIV